Proteins co-encoded in one Candidatus Limnocylindrales bacterium genomic window:
- a CDS encoding DUF2461 domain-containing protein, whose protein sequence is MATGKTAAKAGETSTRRAAQRKASPVRGKTQAPQTARPGAFEGFPADFLRFFRELKKNNEREWFNANKDRYRTSVQAPMLAFISAMDLPLGRIADCFVADARPMGGSMFRIYRDTRFSHDKTPYKDHAACQFRHMAGKDAHAPGFYVHVAPDEVFFGGGIWRPPSPVLQQIRARIIDEPDEWKRITRAPAFRRRFGGVEGDALKRAPVGIDPLHPLIEDLKRTSFFAVQSVEPKAIQSKEFAGEVTRSFQALAPFMQFLTEAVGLPFKLDD, encoded by the coding sequence ATGGCCACAGGCAAGACGGCCGCCAAGGCGGGAGAGACGTCCACACGGCGCGCGGCGCAGCGGAAGGCGTCGCCGGTACGCGGCAAGACGCAGGCGCCGCAGACGGCCCGGCCCGGCGCGTTCGAAGGATTTCCCGCCGACTTCCTCCGCTTCTTTCGCGAGCTCAAGAAGAACAACGAGCGCGAGTGGTTCAACGCCAACAAGGACCGCTACCGCACCAGCGTGCAGGCGCCGATGCTGGCTTTCATCTCGGCGATGGACCTGCCGCTCGGCCGTATCGCCGACTGCTTCGTCGCCGACGCACGGCCGATGGGCGGATCGATGTTCCGCATCTATCGCGACACGCGCTTCAGCCACGACAAGACGCCGTACAAGGACCACGCGGCGTGCCAGTTCCGCCACATGGCGGGCAAGGACGCGCACGCTCCGGGATTCTACGTGCACGTTGCACCGGACGAAGTCTTCTTCGGCGGCGGGATCTGGCGGCCGCCGAGCCCGGTGCTGCAGCAGATCCGCGCCCGCATCATCGACGAGCCCGACGAATGGAAGAGGATCACGCGCGCGCCCGCCTTCCGCCGCCGCTTCGGTGGTGTCGAAGGCGACGCGCTCAAGCGGGCGCCGGTGGGCATCGATCCTCTTCACCCGCTGATCGAGGACCTGAAACGCACTAGCTTCTTCGCCGTCCAGAGCGTGGAGCCGAAGGCGATCCAGTCGAAGGAATTCGCCGGCGAGGTCACGCGCTCGTTCCAGGCGCTGGCGCCGTTCATGCAGTTCCTGACCGAGGCCGTCGGTCTGCCGTTCAAGCTCGACGACTGA
- a CDS encoding alpha/beta hydrolase, which produces MRARHTALAAALVACGIAACASRPPVPPGATQAAETVQTRSPGERQAAAAVQAAAPARVAGTATATDGTRIYYERIGKGPAIVFIHGLGGNHAVWFQQVAHFAPTHTVLTLSQRGFAPSGPAHGRFDVGVLVQDLTAVMDAAGIGQAVIVGQSMGGWTALGMALRNPQRVRGLVLADTVAGISDDHIAAHHRRMVEQARALSASPPPLGVHPALDAEFSRSRPDLGYLYQALSTFGSPRPGEIASQLAAARAEAAALKANRVPALFLVGSRDRIFPPAIIRRAASHLPSSRVQEIEGGHSPYFEQPAQWNRAVEDFVFGLGQAAEPVTR; this is translated from the coding sequence ATGCGGGCGAGGCACACCGCACTGGCGGCAGCCCTCGTCGCGTGCGGCATTGCCGCCTGCGCGTCGCGTCCGCCCGTGCCGCCCGGCGCGACGCAGGCGGCCGAGACGGTGCAGACGCGGTCGCCCGGCGAACGGCAAGCCGCAGCAGCAGTGCAAGCGGCGGCGCCCGCGCGGGTCGCCGGCACCGCGACGGCCACCGACGGCACGCGGATCTACTACGAACGCATCGGCAAGGGTCCGGCGATCGTGTTCATCCACGGTCTCGGCGGCAATCACGCGGTGTGGTTCCAGCAGGTCGCACACTTCGCGCCGACCCACACGGTGCTGACGCTGAGCCAGCGCGGCTTTGCGCCCTCGGGCCCCGCACACGGCAGATTCGACGTCGGTGTGCTGGTGCAGGACCTGACGGCGGTGATGGATGCTGCCGGGATCGGCCAGGCCGTCATCGTCGGGCAATCGATGGGCGGATGGACCGCGCTCGGCATGGCGCTGCGCAATCCGCAGCGCGTACGCGGCCTGGTTCTGGCCGACACGGTGGCCGGCATCAGCGACGATCACATCGCCGCCCACCATCGCCGCATGGTCGAGCAGGCGCGCGCGCTGTCCGCTTCGCCGCCGCCGCTGGGCGTCCACCCTGCCCTCGATGCGGAGTTCAGTCGCTCGCGGCCCGACCTCGGCTATCTCTACCAGGCGCTGAGCACGTTCGGCTCGCCCAGGCCCGGCGAGATCGCGTCGCAGCTGGCGGCAGCGCGCGCCGAGGCCGCGGCGCTGAAGGCCAATCGCGTGCCTGCGCTGTTCCTGGTCGGCAGCCGCGACCGCATCTTCCCTCCCGCCATCATCCGCCGCGCCGCCTCCCACCTGCCATCCTCGCGCGTGCAGGAGATCGAGGGCGGGCACTCGCCGTACTTCGAGCAGCCGGCGCAGTGGAACCGCGCCGTGGAGGATTTCGTGTTCGGACTCGGCCAGGCCGCAGAGCCGGTCACCCGCTGA
- a CDS encoding acyl-CoA dehydrogenase family protein gives MSENVGRQLLQGWLRSKPDNYYTCNANLDRLLALFAGAGEADAMRSRLRDFGGVLASKVDPLVVDCERVENLPRLRGWSGIGELTEEVEFHPSYREAGRHIWRSGIMAIQAKPGRNLEQAAMIYLLAHMGEGGHACPVACTSGLIKALQVHGTPALQERFLTRLLDPDYDRAHMGSQFMTEVQGGSDVGANVVEATPDPEREGMWRVRGEKWFCSVANADQFFITARVAGGRPGTAGLGAFLVPRRTDDGAINGFRIRRLKNKLGTRAMASGEIDFQGALAYPIGRLEDGFKIAAGLVLNTSRWVNALGSTGVMRRAYIEAVTYAAARKAFGNPIGRYPMVRETLAAMKCEEQAALSSTLFLTTLIDKVETSTADQHELSLYRFLVNANKYITSIAASDVAHAALEVLGGNGAIEDFSPVPRLLRDNFVFESWEGTHNVLCMQVLKDSAKLALLPNVYDEITTVLESLENAELRAEVPPLVETLSDLGGRMTRSLTVPEYGATHFRRQLTEMSRLFQASRLLWEADREIALGNGSSKTAVAQLFIRRHLLPAYRPDADPAWNSRIDAVLAEDLKLEH, from the coding sequence ATGAGTGAGAACGTCGGCCGTCAGCTCCTGCAGGGCTGGCTGCGAAGCAAGCCTGACAACTACTACACCTGCAACGCCAACCTCGACCGCCTGCTCGCGTTGTTCGCCGGTGCGGGCGAGGCCGACGCCATGCGGTCGCGGCTGCGCGACTTCGGGGGCGTGCTCGCCAGCAAGGTCGATCCGCTGGTCGTCGACTGCGAGCGCGTCGAGAACCTGCCGCGGCTGCGCGGCTGGTCGGGCATCGGCGAGCTGACCGAGGAAGTCGAGTTCCACCCTTCGTACCGCGAGGCCGGCAGGCACATCTGGCGTAGCGGGATCATGGCGATCCAGGCCAAGCCTGGACGCAACCTGGAGCAGGCAGCCATGATCTACCTGCTCGCACACATGGGCGAAGGCGGCCATGCGTGCCCCGTCGCCTGCACCTCGGGCCTGATCAAGGCGCTGCAGGTGCACGGGACGCCCGCGCTCCAGGAGCGCTTCCTGACACGGCTGCTCGATCCCGACTACGACCGCGCGCACATGGGCTCGCAGTTCATGACCGAGGTGCAGGGCGGCTCCGACGTCGGCGCCAACGTGGTCGAAGCCACGCCCGATCCGGAGCGCGAAGGCATGTGGCGGGTCCGCGGCGAGAAGTGGTTCTGCTCGGTGGCCAACGCCGATCAGTTCTTCATCACGGCCCGCGTCGCCGGCGGCAGACCCGGCACCGCCGGCCTCGGTGCCTTCCTGGTTCCGCGCCGCACGGACGACGGCGCCATCAACGGATTTCGCATCCGCCGGCTGAAGAACAAGCTCGGCACTCGCGCGATGGCCAGCGGAGAGATCGACTTCCAGGGTGCGCTCGCCTACCCCATCGGGCGTCTGGAGGATGGCTTCAAGATCGCCGCGGGTCTGGTGCTGAACACCTCACGCTGGGTCAATGCGCTCGGATCCACCGGCGTCATGCGCCGCGCCTACATCGAAGCGGTGACCTATGCGGCCGCTCGCAAGGCGTTCGGCAATCCGATCGGCCGCTATCCGATGGTGCGCGAGACGCTGGCCGCGATGAAGTGCGAAGAGCAGGCCGCGCTCTCCTCCACCCTGTTCCTCACCACGTTGATCGACAAGGTCGAGACCTCCACCGCCGATCAGCATGAGCTGAGCCTGTATCGCTTCCTCGTCAACGCCAACAAGTACATCACCTCCATCGCCGCCAGCGACGTCGCGCATGCCGCGCTCGAGGTGCTCGGCGGCAACGGCGCGATCGAGGATTTCTCGCCGGTGCCGCGGCTGCTGCGCGACAACTTCGTGTTCGAGAGCTGGGAGGGCACGCACAACGTGCTGTGCATGCAGGTGCTCAAGGACAGCGCCAAGCTGGCGCTGCTGCCCAACGTCTACGACGAGATCACGACGGTGCTCGAGAGCCTCGAGAACGCCGAGCTGCGCGCCGAGGTGCCGCCGCTGGTCGAAACGCTGAGCGATCTCGGCGGCCGCATGACGCGCTCGCTGACGGTGCCCGAGTACGGCGCAACCCACTTCCGCCGGCAGCTCACCGAGATGTCGCGCCTGTTCCAGGCATCGCGCCTGCTATGGGAGGCCGATCGCGAGATTGCGCTCGGGAATGGCAGCAGCAAGACGGCGGTGGCGCAGCTGTTCATCCGGCGCCATCTGCTACCCGCGTACCGGCCCGATGCCGACCCTGCCTGGAACTCGCGCATCGACGCGGTCCTGGCCGAGGACCTGAAGCTGGAGCACTGA
- a CDS encoding 3-hydroxyacyl-CoA dehydrogenase, with translation MQLADTIAVVTGGASGLGLATVEAILQGGGRAAILDLARSDGEQVAARLGEQAIFAPADVASEEEVTAALDKAAAAFGNINVCVNCAGIGTAMKTAGKGGTFPLALFAKTIEVNLIGTFNVMRLAAARMLGNEPNAEGERGVIINTASVAAFDGQIGQVAYSASKAGVVGMTLPVARDLSRDGIRCNTIAPGTFDTPMLALLPEEARKALAAGIPFPQRLGRPAEYAQLACAIIQNAYLNGETIRLDGALRMPPR, from the coding sequence ATGCAACTTGCCGATACCATCGCCGTCGTCACTGGAGGCGCTTCCGGACTCGGGCTGGCCACCGTCGAGGCCATTCTGCAGGGCGGCGGGCGTGCCGCCATCCTGGATCTCGCACGCTCCGACGGTGAGCAGGTCGCCGCCAGGCTCGGCGAGCAGGCGATCTTCGCGCCTGCCGACGTCGCGAGCGAGGAAGAGGTGACGGCGGCGCTCGACAAGGCCGCGGCCGCATTCGGCAACATCAACGTCTGCGTCAACTGCGCCGGCATCGGGACGGCGATGAAGACCGCCGGCAAGGGCGGGACGTTCCCGCTGGCGCTGTTCGCCAAGACGATCGAGGTGAACCTCATCGGCACGTTCAACGTGATGCGCCTTGCGGCGGCCAGGATGCTCGGCAACGAGCCGAACGCCGAAGGCGAGCGCGGGGTCATCATCAATACCGCTTCGGTGGCGGCATTCGATGGACAGATCGGCCAGGTGGCCTATTCGGCGTCGAAGGCGGGCGTGGTCGGCATGACGCTGCCGGTGGCGCGCGACCTGTCGCGCGACGGCATCCGCTGCAACACGATCGCCCCTGGCACCTTCGACACGCCGATGCTGGCGCTTCTTCCCGAGGAGGCGCGCAAGGCGCTGGCTGCGGGCATTCCGTTTCCGCAGCGCCTCGGCCGCCCGGCGGAGTACGCGCAGCTGGCGTGCGCGATCATCCAGAACGCGTACCTGAACGGCGAGACGATCCGTCTGGACGGCGCGTTGCGCATGCCGCCGCGCTGA
- a CDS encoding Rieske 2Fe-2S domain-containing protein: MTRITLPPYPNGWFNICYSHELEAGQIKAVRALGRDFVVFRGEGGTAHVLDAYCPHLGAHLGVGGKVEGDNIRCPFHAWCWSGESGQCVDIPYAKRIPPRAAIGKPVVREQNGFIIIWNHAEGAAPQWTPEMIPETSSPDYHVLGRRQWELTSHPQELYENGFDVAHFGTLHKMNVRGVIYDTEGPICKLHLDFERDAAAQSSAEGLATIRSFMFGPGLSLTRVSGLIEGVSVQSLTPIEPERMLLTHNYYVHNSSNPETAAGFYDYYAKDWELDMPLWNNKLFRDKPVLAEGDGDISRFRKWYRQFYSTPVEVAF; the protein is encoded by the coding sequence ATGACCCGCATCACCCTGCCCCCCTATCCCAATGGCTGGTTCAACATCTGTTACTCGCATGAGCTCGAGGCTGGGCAGATCAAGGCGGTGCGAGCGCTCGGCCGCGACTTCGTCGTCTTCCGCGGCGAGGGCGGCACCGCCCACGTCCTGGACGCCTACTGCCCGCACCTCGGCGCCCATCTCGGCGTCGGCGGCAAGGTCGAAGGCGACAACATCCGCTGCCCCTTCCACGCCTGGTGCTGGTCGGGAGAGAGCGGCCAGTGCGTCGACATCCCCTATGCGAAGAGGATCCCGCCCCGGGCAGCCATCGGCAAGCCGGTCGTGCGCGAGCAGAACGGCTTCATCATCATCTGGAACCATGCCGAGGGCGCAGCGCCGCAGTGGACGCCCGAGATGATTCCCGAAACCTCCAGCCCCGACTACCACGTGCTCGGCCGCCGGCAGTGGGAGCTGACCTCGCATCCGCAGGAGCTGTACGAGAACGGCTTCGACGTGGCCCACTTCGGCACGTTGCACAAGATGAACGTGCGCGGGGTCATCTACGACACCGAAGGTCCCATCTGTAAGCTGCACCTGGACTTCGAGCGCGACGCCGCCGCGCAATCCAGCGCCGAGGGCCTTGCCACCATCCGCTCGTTCATGTTCGGCCCGGGCCTGTCGCTGACGCGCGTCAGCGGCCTGATCGAAGGCGTGTCGGTCCAGTCGCTGACGCCCATCGAGCCCGAGCGCATGCTGCTCACGCACAACTACTACGTGCACAACAGCTCCAACCCTGAAACGGCGGCGGGCTTCTACGACTACTACGCCAAGGACTGGGAGCTGGACATGCCACTGTGGAACAACAAGCTGTTCCGCGACAAGCCCGTGCTCGCCGAGGGCGACGGCGACATCTCGAGGTTCCGGAAGTGGTACCGGCAGTTCTACTCGACGCCAGTCGAAGTCGCGTTCTGA